From the genome of Lujinxingia vulgaris:
GCGGTGCCCAACTTGCTCGTCAGCCTTACGCCGTCTTTCGGAAAATAATCATGCCGACCGCTCTCACCGTCTCCCCCTCGCTGCACGTCGTCGAAGACCTCAAACTAGGCCCGCTCATCATCGGTCTGCACGGCTGGGGGGGAAGCCACCACACCTTCGATCCGCTTCGCGAGCACCTTCCGCCCGACCGCGCTTTTGCGGCCTGCGACTGGCCGGGCTACGGCCGTTCGCCGGCTCCGGCGAACTTCACCCTGGATACCATCGTGGAACCGGTGGCCGCGTGGCTGCGCGCTCTGCGCGATCTTCACCCCGGTCCCTTTATCGCCGTGGGAAGTTGCAGCGGCGCCCTCTTCGGAATTGAGCTTCTGCGCCGCCATCCGGGCGCGCTGGACCACCTCGTCATGGTCGAGCCCTTCGCGTTTAACCCCTGGTATTTGAAGCTCTTTCTGATCCCCGGCTTCGGCCGCCTGGCCTACGTCTCGACCTTCGCCAACCCGCTGGGTCGCTGGCTCACCAACCGCTCGCTTTCCGCGCAGAGCGACGAGCAGCCGGACATGACCACCGTCGCTCATACCCCCAACCGCACCACGCTGGCTTACCTGCGCGAGCTCGATCGGATGGGCAACGCGCGGCGCTTCGCCTCGGTGCAAACCCCACTCTCACTCGTACGCGGAGAGCGCACTTTTGGTGCGCTGATCCGCGGGATTCCGATGTGGCAGGAGCTTTTCCCCGACGCGCCGCTCGACGTGGTGGAGGGTGCGGGGCACCTCCCGTTGAGCGAGAAGCCGGAGTTGCTGGCGAGGTTGGTCGAACGTGAGGCGGCCCGGGCCACGGAGAAGGTCGGTCGGAGTGCGGGGTGAGTGCGATCCCATCGCGATATCGCGACACTTAAACGACCGTCGGTCGTATCGGTCAAACGACCGACAGTCGAAAGAAGTCCCGT
Proteins encoded in this window:
- a CDS encoding alpha/beta fold hydrolase; the protein is MPTALTVSPSLHVVEDLKLGPLIIGLHGWGGSHHTFDPLREHLPPDRAFAACDWPGYGRSPAPANFTLDTIVEPVAAWLRALRDLHPGPFIAVGSCSGALFGIELLRRHPGALDHLVMVEPFAFNPWYLKLFLIPGFGRLAYVSTFANPLGRWLTNRSLSAQSDEQPDMTTVAHTPNRTTLAYLRELDRMGNARRFASVQTPLSLVRGERTFGALIRGIPMWQELFPDAPLDVVEGAGHLPLSEKPELLARLVEREAARATEKVGRSAG